DNA from Tripterygium wilfordii isolate XIE 37 chromosome 4, ASM1340144v1, whole genome shotgun sequence:
taaattgtattttttttttcatgtaaatTTGGAAGATTTTGATTGCCACAAAATAAAAGAATCCTCCCCAATTTAAAGAGTCAAATTTGGATTAATAAGATAGAATAATTCATTTTCAATCCACCATATATCACAAATACTTTATTGAACTTTGACATGGGGAAGATATCAAGATATTTCCCTccacaatcaatcaaattaatgAGCTCTTAGAAAgaggaaataaaaaataaatatatataaataaattaaaaaaaagacagaATGGGAAGGAAATCCTTAAAATTTGGCTTTATTGCACATGGTTTTGAGTAAGTAAATAGTCAGTGTCAACACAATGACAATGTTTCACTGCTGCTGCCCCTTCCAGTGAGATATTAATTATTagagtattatatatatatcaggaaTGTGAATGTAAATGTGCTCCTCCATGCTTTGCGACTAGTACCTGCTGCTGCAGAATGTTAAAATGAGAATCACTGTGACTGGTCTAGTCTCACTGTCTGTCACCAACCAACTCTCTTTAATAGCCTCTAACATGGTGGCCCTGTCAACATGCCTCCCCCGGAGCCAGCATCAGAAAGAGACCCTGCACTGCACTACTTACCAGTTACTCTtcctttcatatttttttcctaCACTTTTACTACATTTTTAATGCTAAAAAACATCCTTAAGGGGTTTAGCCTCATAATTCtgattaaacaaaaataaaataaaataaaactagaTCTACTtcaaagaatgaagaaagagatTAATTGTAGGTTTAAACCTTAAATAATTGTGGATGCAGAGATCAGACTTTCTTACCTTGGCATTTCATTCCAACTAAGGTATTGTGCGTGTTGGATCCATTTAGATAGTAATTTAAATACTCACTATCTCAAACTAAAAGAGGTTATGATTTGAGTAGTGAATGTGagatcattttttaaaataaatacgCCTGGACACGAGAATGATCCAAAGCGCACAATACTTCAACTGAATTAATGAAACGCTAGGATAAGAAAGCCAGATTCTGCATCTTgaatagcattaaaaaaaagtgtaaatGTACTTACTTGGAAAGTAGGGAATTGGCAAACAAAAGAGTCCCACTCTCAAGGAGATTATTATATATAGAAATCCTTcaaattaaaagctaaactaagcaaaATATGAATGCCCAATGTGGTTGAGTTGGCTAAGAATGAATATGGAGATATAATTTGGAACAGATATGCCATTAAAAACCTCAAACGTCAGAAATTAACTAAACCTTAACACCAAAATTTAAAGGGATTTCACATTTTGCCATTGGAAAGtcttggggaaaaaaaagagttgactATGATGATACACattgattttgttcttcatccCTTGTGGTTGCTGTGGGTCCATAGAGATGGATCAATTTCTGCAAAATCACAACCTGGGTCTTTAACAAGACAATGTAATCTGCAGTTTCTTGGAACAAATCATCTGGTTTTACTGTCTttccattgttgttgttgttgttgttgttgttgtgggCAGGAATCAATTTCTTGAGTGCCTCCAGCTTGTCCGAGAGCTTGCCTTTCTCGTTAACATTGCTTCTTTGACCTCTGCAGACTGCATGGGCTGATCTTCTTTGTGAgccacttcttcttcttgcctTCCTCAAACAGCTCTTGGGTTTCGTTAGCGTCGAATTcatggtttcaactttcaacccaCAAATGTGTGTGAGactgtgtgagagagagagagagagagagagggagtgaGAGAGTTTGTCACAGGGatggggagagggagagggagttTAAGTAAATGGAGGATTGAAACCTCGCCCCTTGGTTTCTCATTTATCACAGAATCACCACTGTTGGTGTTGGCTTTTTTGCTTAAAATCTTTtgggattttttattttagtttttgcttTCCAAATCTTTGGGAAAAAATAGGCAAACAATTAAGATTGAAGAGAGACTAAATCTTACAATATGAAGGGTATGTAACAACTACTTTTTCCTTCCAAAAAAATTAGAGATAAAATTAATCTTGTTAGTTGACCttaccctctttttttttatgattgatAACGATATCATATAAGTTCGATTTTTGAATATCCGATACGAGCGCAAACTCTGGCCACTAGACCCATGCGCATTGAAGTTTCCCACCTCACGATatgataaattgagtcaaagCCCAACACATTATCACAATGATATTGCTCCCGATGGAATAAAACTCAAGATCTTCCAAGTTCATACAGTTTTGTCCCAAAAATATTTACCACCAGGTTGTCACCCAAGTAGTTTAGTTAACCCTTACTCAAGCATCaaaagctctttttttttttgtggtttgaATTTGTGATGCTTAATTACATTGCATTTTATGTTTATTAAATCCGTAGGTAGATCCTAGATATCAAAAGGCAAATATCAAGGACAGGCCATGAAGGACAATAACTGGGGACCAATAATCATCAGGCCCACCATGCATAGAGATGGATATTTACACATGCATGGAGGTTAGTTTTGTAACTTCATGAAAGAATAAACCCATTTTCGTATCCCACTTGAAAATTTCAAGCGGGAAGAAGGCGCAAAGTCGCAAACACTTGGAGCCAGTGGGACTGCAAAAGCCTGTCTATCTGTAATGGCACATGCCAAGTTGAGGCAATTCAATTTCTGTTTCCCAGAATACCCTCAAATATGGAATCAAATTACCTTACCACTAGAGGACTAAATTAATCACTTATGATTGGAGGATGAGTAGACGTGTCAAGAGTGGAAGTCTCATATCATAACATAACCCAACTGAATGGTATATAAACTCTTCTCACACAAGTAACGCGTTTTATCTCCCCCTCAAATAAGTGACGCATTTTACGAGTCTAAGTACGACTCAAGAGAACCAATCCGCTCGGACTTTTGACCCAGATCACCGAGAGTTGAAAACTAATAAACAATTAATTCTTAGGAATGAATCCCGTAAGATATCAAAGACAAAGCTTGGCAGCTTGCACATATGTGTTAGCGACAAGGATGGGAATTTAGATATAAATGAATGAATGTGAGGTCAAATGagtaaatgaaagaaaagaaggggGGGTTGTGAGCTAGTTGTGGCTTCCCTAAAGGGGAGCATGTGAAAGTGAGGGATGGGCCAGGGAAGCACATGGAGGGAAGCATGGCaagatcgagagagagagatggcatGTGATGGTGAAGACAGTAAAGCAGCATGCATTGTACAGCATGTTCTGCACATTCCCTGCATGCAACTGCTCCTATGGCCTCACTAATTCTCCCTCCCAAATCCCAATATCAATCCTATCTATCATATCATATTACTATCTCTCTTGTTTTCCTATTAATACATATATACTTTATAATTATAGGATTTGCCTGATTTTGATGCATAGGCATGTTCATGTATACTTGCTTTCTAAGCTAAATTAAATCTCATGCTGGCATGTGCAACACGTGATTATAATTTTGTTATGACAAtgaattattaaaaaaacaaaaagaataagaaagtGATGTTACTCTAATTACTGTGGATATGAATTTCAACAAGCCAAGTTGACAAGTTATGTCTTTCTAATTAAGATcctcttttcatttttcaatccaagcaaaGCCTTGGCTTCCAAAATTAGTCTAGGTAATTTTCCGAAGTGTTGCAAAAAGCATGCATGTATTTCTTGTTCTCTATGAGGGAAAAGTATCTAGGATAAAGTCTCCATCTTTAACATGTCCATCTTAATTTTACATGGATTTGACTATGTACTATCCCAAACAAATCTATCTATATCCTTATTAAGATGAGGTTTTATCTTAATCTAATGAGACTAATCAATTTTGGCCTTTTTTATGAGCTTATATTTGGCTTAAACCTATCTGGACGACCCAACCCAATAAAAATGACACACTAACAGTTCGAGTCGAGAGGAAGCCAGAGGAGGAGATAGAGACAACCTggctcaaaaagaaaaaggacgTTGGTTAGCAATTATGGAGTGATCCAATGCATTAAGAAACCAAGGCTGTAGAGATGGTCATCCTTCTCCACGTTCAAACAGATTAATGAACAAAGTATGCGTaattgatgagagagagagagagagacaagatGATGAGATCCAGGACCAGTAGTATTACAGCTTATTATATACATACAACAGCAGATGCGACGTAACATCTTTTTCCTGTGTGTTTTGTTGGAGAATTGGTCATGTGAAACCAAATTGCTTTATTGCCGTTGGTGCTTCTGGGTCGGCAGAGAATGCCAGAAACAAAGTGGGTCACTCACGACCTTTTTGATCATGATGGTCCACTCTTGTTTTCTCCTCTTCTCGCTTGGATGATGGTTTAGTAGGTAGATTTCTACGGCCAAATTATATGAACTAGGGAGattctgagttcgattctcactagaaataatattattatggtCATGCACTATATTTTGACTAAACTTGTCATATCGTCGagtgagaaacttctgtgtgCGTGGGATTGGCTGTGTGCGTGGGATTGGCTTTTcaaatttagactcatattgaaTGGTCgaaagataaatttgtatgatattatTCTCTCGGTTACCGAAAAAAGTCTCTGCACGTTATATAATGTTACGGGTTCTATGATTAGGTAACTAAAGCTAAATCTAAACCTTCATTTACTAATGTTGGGCCTGGAACAACATATTAATCAATTCGTTGGGCCTGGACCTATAACTTTGGGCTTAGCTCTCGCAAATGGGTATAAAAGTAAGGATAGACAGAGTCGAGGGGCTATAGATgcaattaatatttttcaagtAAATTATTAGGATTTATGAGAGATTTGTGTCCGTTAATTATTAGGATCTCCGATCTCGTCTCGTCAGTCCGACTTTTCTCTCTGCTTAGATTGACTAAAAACCAGGATCCCCCTCTCCCTCTGTCTCTGGTGTGAACGAAAGCTAGGTTTTACCAATTCCGCCGAGCAATTTGGTGCTTCAGTTTGCATATCTTCGATGATTCTGCTCCACTCCTCCGCTGTTTCGATCTCTGTCACCAACTCCATATCTGGTTTGTTCCCTCTCCCTCCGTCACTCTCGTATAATTACCAATCATATCGAGTGTGTTTCCATTTTCAAGCATTATATGTTGATTGGATCGCATTCTTTTGATTCTTTCTTCGGATTATGAAATATTGAGAATTCATTTGTTTGGTTTTGTGCCGTTGGTTGTATTTAGGCTAATTTTGGTTATTGACTTTTTGACGTTTGTGTCAAAAAGGGGAAATAAAATGAAGTGAATAAGGATATTTGAATTAGGATTTTGGGATCTGATGGGACTTTTGTTGTCATGGTTCCGATATATTGTTAGAAAGTGAGAAGTTTTTTGGTCTGGCAATCGAGCCTACAAGTTAATGTGATCTAATTTAATCCGAGTTTCCATACATCTATACGTGTACATATGGTTCTTGTATTGCGAATTGTTT
Protein-coding regions in this window:
- the LOC119995838 gene encoding uncharacterized protein LOC119995838; its protein translation is MNSTLTKPKSCLRKARRRSGSQRRSAHAVCRGQRSNVNEKGKLSDKLEALKKLIPAHNNNNNNNNNGKTVKPDDLFQETADYIVLLKTQVVILQKLIHLYGPTATTRDEEQNQCVSS